In Fusarium falciforme chromosome 9, complete sequence, the following are encoded in one genomic region:
- a CDS encoding T-SNARE coiled-coil-like proteiny domain-containing protein: protein MMSSTNEEDPFLQVQQDVLTQMASARPLFASYLRIRSLSTNADSPELASARSDLEAALSSLADDLADLVASVQAVESNPAQFGLSAHEVTRRKRLVQEVGGEIDDMRDELAKKVDAVRGGDLPDPNAFAIDGDGDDAYAEFEQQQQMEIMREQDQHLDGVFQTVGNLRRQADDMGRELEEQREMLEVVDEAADRVGGRLQTGMQKLQHVIRANEDRYSSCCIAVLIFVLILLLVLLLIL from the exons ATGATGTCCTCCACAAACGAAGAGGACCCCTTCCTCCAGGTCCAACA AGATGTTCTCACTCAGATGGCCTCGGCTAGGCCGCTGTTCGCCTCATATCTCCGCATCCGTTCCCTCTCCACAAATGCTGACTCCCCTGAACTTGCTTCCGCTCGCTCCGACCTCGAAGCCGCTCTCTCATCCCTCGCCGACGACCTAGCTGACCTCGTCGCCTCGGTGCAGGCCGTCGAGTCCAACCCCGCGCAGTTCGGTCTCTCTGCGCATGAGGTGACACGCCGCAAGCGCCTGGTGCAGGAGGTCGGCGGCGAGATCGACGACATGCGCGACGAGCTGGCTAAGAAGGTCGACGCCGTTCGTGGAGGCGACCTGCCCGATCCCAACGCGTTCGCCATCGACGGCGATGGTGACGATGCGTACGCCGAGtttgagcagcagcagcagatggAGATAATGCGCGAGCAGGACCAGCACCTGGACGGCGTGTTCCAGACCGTGGGCAACCTCCGAAGGCAGGCCGACGACATGGGCAGGGAGCTGGAAGAGCAGCGCGAGATGCtcgaggttgttgatgaagcGGCTGATCGCGTGGGCGGTCGACTGCAGACGGGCATGCAGAAGCTGCAGCATGTGATACGCGCAAATGAGGATCGGTATAGTAGCTGCTGCATAGCCGTCCTCATCTTTGTGCTCATTCTGCTGTTGGTCCTCCTCTTGATTCTATAA
- a CDS encoding Methyltranfer-dom domain-containing protein yields the protein MIPEKPLPFNGDFASPEEYIDELLKFSRTSETFQILCGGVHILDFFTIEPGLFHYAIPKEWHPFILSCSLMDLLDLLMRDDLDNLKFEGEAPPESFIDYIRTVRNLSLGRSFTPPKEKLPALPRPVAVGMNRKKVHEVTNFADYLDRLSGGISEEFGDEITHFVDFGSGQNYLGRAMASEPYNRFVVAVEGRENNVTAARGLDMTSGLAVKPKVMRNKKLWNQIIEARGPDAQDDPEALAKAIREVAGDEAFEFRPTRELEAEYTAEEGKGFVQYISGRLDSGDLADVIAQIDNGSKTEGEKKDLRLMAMSIHSCGNLSHFGIRSLVLNPSIRAVAIVGCCYNLMTEKLGPPTYKHAFLRPTLQAVNGRLVRESDKHDPQGFPMSQKFSTYEGDGVRLNITARMMACQAPQNWTEKESAGFFSRHFFRAVLQKIFLDRGVVTKVRHSDAQGGPEADATVATKSDSESPFDISTNPVIIGSLRKNCYGSFKDYVRGAVQKLTTNSDFKQYAGVMREKMGDITDEEIERYEATYLPRKKELCAVWSLMAFSAMAVESLIVSDRWTFLREHDDLVRHAWVETVFDYEQSPRNLVVVGVKR from the coding sequence ATGATACCTGAAAAGCCCCTGCCATTCAATGGCGACTTTGCTTCTCCCGAGGAGTACATCGATGAACTCCTCAAGTTCTCAAGGACCTCGGAAACTTTCCAAATTCTCTGTGGTGGCGTCCACATACTCGACTTCTTCACCATCGAGCCCGGCCTCTTCCACTACGCAATACCCAAGGAATGGCACCCCTTCATCCTATCATGCAGTCTCATGGACCTTCTGGATCTCCTCATGCGGGATGATCTAGATAATCTCAAATTCGAAGGAGAAGCTCCCCCGGAGAGCTTTATCGACTACATTCGAACAGTCCGCAACCTCTCTCTTGGTCGCTCATTCACGCCCCCGAAGGAGAAACTGCCTGCTCTGCCACGCCCAGTCGCCGTGGGCATGAACCGCAAGAAGGTTCATGAAGTCACCAACTTTGCCGATTATCTCGATAGGTTGTCAGGGGGCATTTCTGAGGAATTTGGTGATGAAATCACCCACTTTGTTGACTTTGGCAGTGGTCAGAATTATCTTGGTCGAGCAATGGCAAGCGAACCATATAACCGATTTGTGGTTGCCGTTGAAGGACGTGAGAATAACGTTACAGCAGCAAGAGGCCTCGATATGACTTCTGGTTTGGCCGTCAAGCCCAAGGTCATGAGAAACAAGAAGCTGTGGAATCAGATCATCGAAGCACGCGGTCCAGATGCACAAGATGATCCAGAGGCTTTGGCCAAGGCTATCCGCGAAGTGGCAGGAGATGAAGCATTCGAGTTCAGGCCCACCAGAGAACTCGAAGCAGAATACACGGCGGAAGAAGGCAAGGGGTTTGTCCAGTATATCTCGGGTCGTCTCGACAGCGGTGATCTTGCCGACGTCATTGCCCAAATCGACAACGGGAGCAAAACAGAGGGCGAAAAGAAGGACTTGCGGTTGATGGCAATGTCAATCCACTCCTGCGGAAACCTGTCGCACTTTGGAATTCGCTCCCTGGTCCTCAACCCTAGCATCCGGGCGGTGGCAATTGTTGGATGCTGCTACAACTTGATGACCGAGAAGCTAGGACCGCCGACCTACAAGCATGCTTTCTTGAGGCCGACTCTCCAGGCTGTCAACGGCCGGCTCGTCCGAGAATCCGACAAGCATGATCCGCAAGGGTTCCCCATGAGCCAAAAGTTCTCGACATATGAAGGTGACGGCGTGCGACTGAACATCACAGCACGCATGATGGCTTGCCAAGCACCCCAGAACTGGACCGAAAAGGAGAGCGCGGGATTCTTCTCTCGGCACTTTTTCAGAGCAGTGTTGCAAAAGATATTCCTTGACCGGGGCGTGGTGACCAAGGTCCGGCATTCAGACGCCCAAGGAGGACCTGAAGCAGATGCTACTGTCGCCACCAAGAGCGACAGCGAGAGTCCTTTTGACATCAGCACCAATCCTGTCATCATTGGATCCCTACGGAAGAATTGCTACGGTTCTTTCAAGGACTATGTGCGCGGGGCTGTGCAGAAACTCACGACCAACAGCGACTTCAAACAGTATGCAGGCGTGATGCGGGAGAAGATGGGCGACATCACAGACGAAGAGATCGAGCGCTATGAGGCCACGTACCTGCCACGAAAGAAGGAGTTGTGCGCTGTCTGGAGTCTGATGGCGTTCAGCGCCATGGCTGTCGAGTCTCTCATCGTGTCGGACCGGTGGACGTTCCTCCGAGAACACGACGATCTCGTCCGTCATGCGTGGGTCGAGACAGTGTTTGACTACGAACAGAGCCCAAGAAACCTGGTCGTCGTTGGGGTCAAGCGATAA
- a CDS encoding RWD domain-containing protein encodes MSEELQDEVEAINSIYGDGSLVPTEGDTSVFILNLPGDASSLRVRFPQEYPSKPPSVLGTHHSSGGVRGAGARDLKLFREALESVFQEGLVCLFDAVEEFTRRSEEEAEEEAPAAPSPPPEEYEIEEPSFPPPEWILSEPITDSKSTFIAHVARVTSPDQARHYVQVLLASDKRIRAATHNMTAWRIKGPGAASFQDCDDDGEAAAGGRLLHLMQVMDVWDAMVVVTRWYGGVLLGPKRFALINAVARDGFVKAGLVEEKKKGK; translated from the coding sequence ATGTCCGAAGAACTCCAGGACGAGgttgaagccatcaactccatctACGGCGACGGCAGCCTCGTCCCGACCGAGGGCGACACTtccgtcttcatcctcaacctccccGGCGACGCCTCCTCCCTCCGCGTCCGCTTCCCTCAAGAGTACCCCTCCAAACCACCCTCCGTCCTCGGCACCCATCACAGCTCCGGCGGCGTGAGGGGTGCCGGCGCGAGGGACCTTAAACTCTTTCGTGAAGCTTTGGAGAGTGTGTTTCAAGAAGGTCTTGTGTGTTTATttgatgctgttgaggaGTTTACGAGGCGttctgaggaggaggctgaggaagaagcacCGGCTGcaccctcaccaccaccagaagAGTATGAGATAGAAGAACCATCCTTCCCGCCCCCGGAATGGATCCTCTCAGAACCCATCACAGACTCCAAGTCGACATTTATAGCACACGTCGCGCGCGTCACGTCGCCGGACCAGGCGCGACACTACGTGCAGGTGCTCCTGGCATCCGACAAGCGCATCCGCGCCGCAACGCATAACATGACGGCGTGGCGCATCAAGGGCCCCGGGGCAGCGAGCTTCCAGGActgcgacgacgatggcgaggCCGCCGCGGGGGGCAGACTGTTGCATCTCATGCAGGTCATGGATGTCTGGGATGCCATGGTCGTGGTGACGAGGTGGTATGGCGGCGTGTTGCTGGGACCTAAGAGGTTTgccctcatcaacgccgttGCGAGGGATGGCTTCGTGAAAGCCGGCTtggtcgaggagaagaagaagggaaagtAA
- a CDS encoding H(+)-transporting two-sector ATPase yields MLGIRPTLRARPSLLDLIRARGEDDSDDEDTNSNNRDKATDSDSDSSRGRAGSFSSSSSDAAPAAAANALAASRTQAPALGTGERGGPTRTASSSSRLHRGPGTGAGKVQARAAAVAAAQALVDVACQVPLPNSPPPSPSSPTPSRPPPSTSSSSDPTLPCIRPASPSSPRPIPQIRLDPDSAPVSPPKMPPKAKAASSNVNEDDASQQGKIYSISGPVVVAEDMIGVAMYELVKVGHDSLAGEVIRINGDQATIQVYEETSGVTVGDPVFRTRKPLSVELGPGLLNGIYDGIQRPLEAISNIAKSIYIPRGVSVPALDREKKWEFTPTLKVGDHISGGDVWGTVFENSFLASHKILFPPRARGTITKIASKGEYTVVEKLLEVEFDGKKTEYPMMQSWPVRVPRPSNDKMSADQPFIVGQRVLDALFPSVQGGTVAIPGAFGCGKTVISQSVSKFSNSDVIVYVGCGERGNEMAEVLKDFPELTIEVEGRKEPIMKRTTLIANTSNMPVAAREASIYTGITVAEYFRDQGLNVAMMADSSSRWAEALRELSGRLGEMPADQGFPAYLGAKLASFYERAGRVKTLGSPERQGSVSIVGAVSPPGGDFSDPVTTATLGIVQVFWGLDKKLAQRKHFPSINTSASYSKYTNTLDKYYEKNYPDFPRLRDRIKQLLSDSEELDQVVQLVGKSALSDPDKITLDIAALLKEDFLQQNGYSDYDQFCPIWKTEWMMKLMVGFHDEAQKAIAQGQSWSKVREATSDLQANLRQLKFEVPTEGQDVISKRYEEIQQKMTDKFAAVMDE; encoded by the exons ATGCTCGGAATTCGTCCCACGCTGCGAGCAAGGCCCTCGCTTCTGGACCTGATCCGCGCCCGAGGCGAGGACGActccgacgacgaagacaccaacagcaacaacagagACAAGGCCACagacagcgacagcgacagcTCCAGGGGCCGCGCGGGGAGCTTCAGCAGCAGTTCCAGCGATGCAGCCCCTGCGGCAGCCGCTAacgccctcgccgcctcTCGCACACAAGCTCCAGCTCTAGGCACAGGCGAACGCGGAGGCCCCACCCGCAccgcatcgtcatcatccaggcTCCACCGTGGACCTGGAACTGGAGCTGGGAAGGTGCAAGCtcgtgctgctgctgtcgctGCCGCTCAGGCTCTAGTCGACGTAGCTTGCCAGGTGCCTCTGCCAAACTCtccaccaccatctccatcatctccaactccatctcgaccgcctccctcgacctcatcctcctccgacCCGACTCTACCCTGCATCCGGCCTGCGTCGCCGTCCTCTCCGAGACCCATTCCTCAGATCCGTCTTGATCCCGACAGCGCCCCCGTTTCGCCGCCCAAGATGCCTCCC AAAGCAAAGGCTGCTAGCAGCAACGTCAACGAAGATGATGCGTCTCAACAGG GCAAGATTTACTCCATCTCCGG TCCCGTCGTGGTGGCTGAGGACATGATTGGTGTTGCCATGTACGAGTTG GTCAAAGTAGGTCACGATAGCCTTGCTGGTGAGGTTATTCGAATCAATGGCGACCAAGCCACCATTCAGGTTTACGAGGAGACAT CCGGCGTCACTGTCGGTGACCCCGTTTTCCGAACCAGAAAGCCCTTGTCCGTCGAGCTCGGCCCCGGTCTGTTGAACGGTATTTACGACGGTATTCAGCGTCCCCTCGAGGCCATCTCGAACATCGCCAAGTCCATCTACATCCCCCGCGGTGTCTCGGTTCCCGCGCTCGACCGTGAGAAGAAGTGGGAGTTTACCCCGACCCTCAAGGTCGGTGACCACATCTCGGGTGGTGATGTCTGGGGTACCGTCTTCGAGAACTCTTTCCTCGCCAGCCACAAGATTCTGTTCCCCCCTCGCGCCCGAGgaaccatcaccaagatcgCCTCCAAGGGCGAGTACACAgtcgtcgagaagctcctcgaggtcGAGTTCGATGGCAAGAAGACCGAGTACCCCATGATGCAGTCCTGGCCCGTCCGAGTGCCTCGCCCTTCCAACGACAAGATGTCTGCCGATCAGCCCTTCATCGTCGGTCAGCGAGTTCTCGACGCCCTCTTCCCCAGTGTCCAGGGTGGAACTGTCGCTATCCCTGGTGCTTTCGGTTGTGGAAAGACTGTCATTAGTCAGTCTGTGTCCAAGTTCTCCAACAGTGATGTTATCGTTTACGTCGGATGTGGTGAGCGAGGCAACGAGATGGCCGAAGTCTTGAAGGATTTCCCCGAGCTCACCATTGAGGTTGAGGGTCGCAAGGAGCCCATCATGAAGCGAACTACGCTCATTGCCAACACCTCCAACATGCCTGTCGCTGCCCGAGAAGCCTCCATCTACACTGGAATTACTGTCGCCGAGTATTTCCGTGACCAGGGTCTCAACGTTGCCATGATGGCTGACTCTTCCTCCCGATGGGCTGAGGCTCTTCGAGAACTGTCTGGTCGTCTGGGAGAAATGCCTGCTGATCAGGGTTTCCCCGCCTACCTGGGTGCCAAGCTCGCCTCGTTCTATGAGCGAGCCGGTCGGGTCAAGACTCTGGGTTCCCCTGAGCGCCAGGGCAGTGTCAGCATTGTCGGTGCCGTCAGTCCCCCTGGTGGTGATTTCTCGGATCCTGTCACCACGGCTACTCTGGGTATTGTGCAGGTTTTCTGGGGTCTCGACAAGAAGCTTGCCCAGCGAAAGCATTTCCCTTCGATCAACACATCCGCCTCGTACAGCAAGTACACCAACACACTGGACAAGTACTACGAGAAGAACTACCCCGACTTCCCCCGTCTCCGAGACCGCATCAAGCAGCTCCTCTCCGACTCTGAGGAGCTTGACCAGGTTGTGCAGCTGGTTGGAAAGAGTGCGCTGTCTGATCCCGACAAGATCACTCTGGACATTGCGGCTCTGCTCAAGGAGGACTTCCTGCAGCAGAACGGTTACTCAGACTATGACCAGTTCTGCCCCATCTGGAAGACTGAGTGGATGATGAAGCTCATGGTGGGCTTCCACGATGAGGCCCAGAAGGCGATTGCCCAAGGCCAGAGCTGGAGCAAGGTGCGAGAGGCTACCTCTGACCTGCAGGCCAACCTGCGACAACTCAAGTTCGAGGTTCCCACCGAGGGTCAGGACGTGATCTCCAAGAGG TACGAGGAGATCCAACAGAAGATGACGGACAAGTTCGCTGCTGTCATGGACGAGTAA
- a CDS encoding Sphingomyelin phosphodiesterase — MRLSTALLTCLGLFGGRVLGSDGSANSPRGVTDAQKTLNGDSWADRIWEQSRGVSSCSGCQGLLLTFKGLAALGDRAFVDTVKDICKLSKVEDADVCDGTIELEGPIIAEALRNLVIGSKTSDLFCVTFLGLCKYPAVEPWAVPFPPKTLPRTRPAPSGQDPIKVVHYSDIHVDQMYTEGSNSECRKPICCRPYTEGDEPGNTDSPAGPYGEHTCDSPARLELSMYKAIKELVPDAAFSIFTGDVVDHAIWNTSIPYNEGQIVESYVNMDNHLGIVYGTAGNHEAHPTNAFQPNSIGNSSQWIYDLLSGIWSHWIGPKAAVTAEELGAYSTRYPHGNLRVISLNTNLFYRGNFWLFQKDMLRDPSGQIEWLVRELDAAEKAGEHVYIIGHMPLGDRNAFHDQSHYLNEVVNRYSGTIAAMFYGHTHRDHFQITYADSSNRSFSNALVTSYIGPSLTPMSGMPSFRVYDVDPVTFAVLDATTYSADMTSDTYQTQGPVWKKYYSAKETYGPLTNPPLTHPHAELTAAFWHNITERFETDQKAFDDFMLRMSRGWKQLECNEDCRETQICQLRAARSEDNCDVPTLGIYYQRRMEDSSERDECGISVIQATLSALVSEKGVLEMLQGLLLGKNLELFD, encoded by the exons ATGCGGTTATCCACAGCTCTCTTAACATGCCTCGGCTTGTTTGGGGGACGAGTTCTCGGTAGTGACGGATCGGCTAATTCACCTCGAGGTGTCACCGATGCTCAAAAGACGCTGAACGGCGATAGCTGGGCAGATCGGATATGGGAGCAGAGCAGAGGTGTTTCGTCGTGTTCAGGATGCCAG GGGCTTCTGTTAACCTTCAAAGGGCTTGCTGCTCTGGGTGATCGAGCCTTTGTTGATACGGTCAAGGATATATGCAAGTTATCAAAG GTGGAGGATGCAGATGTGTGTGATGGGACCATCGAGCTTGAAGGACccatcatcgccgaggcTTTGAGAAATCTGGTCATCGGGTCAAAGACATCAGATCTATTCTGCGTAACCTTCTTGGGACTCTGCAAGTATCCAGCTGTCGAGCCATGGGCAGTCCCTTTCCCGCCCAAGACGCTTCCTCGCACGCGTCCTGCTCCGAGCGGACAGGATCCCATCAAAGTCGTGCATTATTCTGATATTCACGTCGACCAAATGTATACTGAGGGATCGAATTCAGAGTGTAGGAAGCCTATATGCTGCAG ACCTTATACTGAGGGAGATGAGCCTGGTAACACGGACTCGCCCGCTGGTCCTTATGGCGAACACACCTGCGATTCTCCCGCTAGGCTCGAGCTTAGCATGTATAAAGCTATCAAGGAGCTGGTTCCCGATGCCGCCTTCAGCATTTTTACGGGGGATGTTGTCGACCACGCCATCTGGAACACGAGCATACCTTATAATGAAGGACAGA TTGTCGAATCCTATGTAAACATGGATAATCACCTGGGTATTGTCTACGGCACCGCTGGAAACCACGAAGCGCATCCTACAAACGCCTTCCAACCCAACTCAATTGGGAACTCATCGCAATGGATCTACGATCTACTCTCAGGTATCTGGTCACACTGGATCGGCCCCAAGGCTGCCGTCACAGCAGAGGAACTCGGGGCGTACTCGACTCGATATCCTCATGGAAACCTACGTGTCATttctctcaacaccaacctgTTCTACCGCGGAAACTTCTGGTTGTTCCAGAAGGATATGCTCCGTGACCCAAGTGGTCAGATCGAGTGGCTTGTTAGAGAGCTCGATGCAGCAGAGAAGGCAGGCGAACATGTTTACATCATTGGGCACATGCCACTCGGAGACAGGAACGCGTTCCATGACCAGTCACACTACCTCAACGAGGTCGTGAACCGATATTCGGGGACAATCGCGGCCATGTTCTACGGACACACGCACAGAGACCATTTTCAGATTACATACGCCGATTCTTCGAACAGGAGCTTTTCCAACGCTCTTGTGACCTCATACATAGGCCCCTCGCTTACGCCTATGTCGGGAATGCCCTCGTTCCGTGTTTACGATGTTGACCCAGTCACCTTTGCTGTCCTCGATGCGACAACTTACAGCGCCGACATGACGTCCGACACTTACCAGACTCAGGGACCTGTGTGGAAGAAATACTACTCTGCTAAGGAAACATATGGACCTCTCACAAACCCTCCCCTGACGCATCCCCACGCAGAGCTCACCGCAGCGTTCTGGCATAACATAACCGAAAGGTTCGAGACAGATCAAAAGGCATTCGATGACTTTATGCTACGCATGAGCCGTGGGTGGAAACAGCTAGAATGCAATGAAGACTGCCGAGAGACACAGATCTGTCAGCTCCGGGCAGCTCGGAGTGAGGATAACTGCGACGTTCCTACGCTTGGTATTTACTACCAGAGGAGAATGGAAGACAGCTCAGAGCGGGACGAGTGTGGGATCTCTGTTATTCAGGCTACCCTATCGGCCTTGGTGTCGGAGAAGGGCGTGTTGGAGATGTTGCAGGGTTTGCTACTTGGGAAGAATCTGGAGTTGTTTGACTGA